ACACGGCCCTTGAGCGGCCCTTTGTTGACCGCGACATTGGCGACGCGCTCCATCTGCTGGCGCCAGTCATTGCCGACGAAATTGTTCGAGAGATAGATGAGGTAGGGCTTCTTGTCTTCGGTATGGCCGGGTGTCGCCCCAACGGCGGCTACGAACCCGGCAAGCGCCACGAAGCTGGCGCACAGGCTCCTCAATGTCATGGTCTCCTCCCACTGGTTTCCTGCCCAACCGGCGATGGATTGCGCCATCTTGATCGGGTGAAGACTGCAAATTGATACCGGTACCAAATTCGGATGTCAATTTTGACCGAGCTTCCACCGAGGCTGCGTTCGCGAGCGGAATTTCGCAGGATCTCCTCCCTTGCGACTCCTCCCATAGCCGGCACTTCAGCCTAGCTATCATGCTATTATAATTTTATAGGCCTGTCTATGCGACCAGCATTAGAAAATGCTGGTCGGGTACGCTTCAGGACAGGTCGTTCGGCGCGTCGTAGGTGATGCTGAAGATATCGGCGGGGTGGCGGGCGACGGAGAATTCGATGCTGCGCTGGTCCGCCGACTGATAGAGCATCTCCACCGTCAGCACCGGGCTGCCGAGCGCAACACCGAGGTCGGCGGCGACAGCCTCGTCGGCGATCTCGGCGCGCACCGTGACATGGGCCACATCGAGCCGCAGGCCGAGATGTTTTTGCACCGAGCGGAAGATCAGCACATCGGAAAAGTCTTCCCGCTTCAGTCGGGCGCCGATGTCGGGCGGGAAATAGGTGGTGATCTGCGCCTTCCTCTGTTCTCCGATCGACAGCACACTGCGCAGGCAATAGCCGGCCTCGTCCTTGCCCATGCCGAAATGGCGCTGGAGCACGGGAGACACTTCCTTGCGGTAGGATTTCACCGTCAGCTCAGCGTCCTTCGTGAAGGCCGCCATGTCGGCAAAATTCTTGAACTTCCAGCTCAGATTGACCGAAGGGCTGCGCGCCGCGACCACCGCCGGCTTGGCCGAGCGTTTCCTGATCAGTCCATCGGCCTCGAGATCGCGCAAGGCCTGTCGCACGGTGATCAGGCTGACGCCGAAATGCTCGGCTATGGTCGCTTCCTTCGGCAGTTCGCCACCGACGGGAAAGGTGCCGTTGCCGATCGGCTCGCGCAGGATGTCGGCGAGCTGGCGATAGAGCGGGCCGTTCGAGCGGCCGAGCGTGCGCCTGGGAAGACTGTCGATGGTGGGAACGGAATGGTCCATGAGCCTCGTCGCGCCTGTGTCGAAGCTTTTATAATAGCTTCCATCGCCTGAGGCTATTGCATGTCGCCCAAAAGTGGATCCGGTTTTTGGGATAACGACATGCCTAAAGTCAAGGACTGAACGCCGAGATGATCAACCATCTCAGACGAAGAGCCGAAGCGGGTGTTCGATCGTGGACTTCAAGGCGATGAGCCACGCGGCCACTGCCGCCTCGTCAACGCTTGCCGTATCCGCTGTCAGCAAGCATTCGGCGTGATCGCCTGCCGCGTTGACTGAGACGGTCAAGCGCATGGCGCGGCCTAACAGGAGCGGCATCATCACCGGCCGGATGTCGCCTGCCGGGAGAAGCCACAAGGACAGTGCGGCCGGTCTTTCCGTGTCGTCGCGGTTGTCAGCCAGTGCCGCAAGCCTCGATGCGCGCAGCGACGTCAGGGGCATCTCCGGAACCGTGGCGAACACCGCTTGCCGGCCCGCCGGTTCCAACGCCACAGGCGCGCCGGCGACCTTGGCGATCTCGGGGGTTTCAGCGAAGGCACGTCCCGCCGCGCGCAGCAGGATATCGTCGATGTCAAAGGTTTTCCCCGCGCTCTCCAGCACAGCCAGCAGCTCTTTCAGAGTGCCGAGCGCGATTGATGCGGCAAAGGCGGCGATGCGGGGCGCGGCGACGGAAGGGGCGGCGGCGACAGTCGGCGGGTTGACGGGCTCGGCTAACGGGACGAAGCCAAGCACGTCGACGGCCAGGATGCGGCCGCCCGGACCGCTGCCCCGAAGGACTTCAAGCGGGAGAGCACGCTCGCGCGCCAGACGGCGCGCGTAGGGCGAAACGGCCAGCCGCCGCGTCTGCGCCACCGCTATGTTCATTTCAGATACTCGGCATTGACGCAGTTGGTGAGCCGTCCCTGCGCGAGGTAGGTGTGTACGACTTCGATCGATTTCAGCCGGAGATCGCGCATCGATGCCGGGCTGTAGAAGGCGGCGTGCGGGGTGACGATCAGCCGGTTGGCGATCCACGGCTCGCGGCGACGCCATGCTGCCAGCAGCGGATGATCGAGATCGCCGGGTTCGTTCGGCAGCACATCCAGCCCCGCGCCAGCGACGGTGCCGCCGCGCATTGCCGCCTCTAGCGCGTCGAGGTCGACGATCGGCCCGCGAGCGGTGTTGATCAGCACAAGGCCAGGCCTGGCGGTGGCGAAGACAGAAGCGCCGAGCAGCTTGCGGGTCTCCTCGCTCAACGGTGCGTGGACGCTGACCACGTCCGATCGCCCCATCAGTTCGGCCAGCGAATGGACACGCTCGTAGCCGGTCGACAGATCGACGCCTGACAGAAGATGCGGGTCGTAAAACACCACCTTCATGTCGAAGGCCGCGGCACGGCGCGCTGTGGCCAGCCCGATGCGGCCGAGGCCGACAATGCCGAAGGTGGCGCCCTTGTGCCGGCGCACCAGCGGCGCCTTGGAGAAATGCCAGCCTTCGGCGCCCTTGTCGGAAAGCTCGGGTCCATAGGCCGACGTGCCGCGCGTCAGCGCCAGCATCAGGCCGATGGCATGGTCGGCGACCTCTGTCGTGCCGTAGTCCGGAACATTGCAGGCCGGAATTTTGCGCGCGCCCCAGCCCACCGTGTCGATGTTGTCGAAGCCGACGCCGGAGCGCACCGCGATGCGCGCCCTGGGAAACGCTGTCGGAGCAGCGGCGACATTGTGGGTGGGCGAATAGTTGATGACGGCGTCGACCGCTTCGCAGATGGCCGGATCGAGCTCAGCTGCCTTGCCGTTGGTCGAGCGGGCGAGGATGAACTCGATGTCGGGATAGCGTTCGCGTTCGAGTTCTGCCTCGTCGGCGGCTTGCCAGTTGGCGCACAGGATCTTCATGCTTGCCCTTCGGATTCACGTGGAAAGGTGGGTTATTTCTTGATGCCGCCGATCCGGCCGCCCATCGGCACGACGGCGCCGACCGGTTGGTCGATCTTGACAAGGGTGCCGCTGATCGGCGCCTCGATCTCGACCACGGCTTTGTCGGTCTCGATCTCGGCGATCAGTTCGCCCTGCTTGACCGCGTCGCCGACCGCTTTCAGCCATTTGACGACGGTGCCTTCGCTGACGGTGAGATCGCCGAACGGCATTGTTATCGGCTCGTCGTCACTGGCACCGGGAGTGGTAGCGTCTGGTGCCGAGGGCGTCGGTTTGGCCGGCGCAGGCGCCGACTTAGCCGGCGCAGCACTTTTCAAGCCGACCGTGTACCAGTGATCCGGTACCGGCGGCCGCCCTGCGATGACGTCGCGAACACCCTGCGCGATGCGAGGCGCATCAACCAGCATGGCGCGCTCCAGCACCGGCGCGAAAGGATGCGAGGTCGGCGCGGTGTGCAGCCTTCCGGGCGGGGCGTCGAGCTCGTCGAAGGCAAGTTCGTTGATCGCCTGGGCGATCTCGCCGCCCAGGCCGCACATCGCCCAGGCTTCGTCGACGATGAGCAGGCGATGGGTTTTGCGGACACTGGCGACGATGGTGTCGATGTCCAGCGGCATGATGGTGCGGGGGTCGATGACCTCGACCTCGATGCCTTCGGCGGCCAGCATCTCCGCCGCTTCCAGCGTGCGCTGCACCATCTGGCCGGCGGCAACGATGGTGATGTCGGTGCCAGCGCGGGCAATGCGCGCGACGCCGAACGGCACATAATGTTCGCCAACCGGTACCTCGCCCTTTGAGGCGAACAGCGCCTTGGGTTCGAGCATGATGACGGGGTCGCCGGCCCGCAGCGCCGTCTTCATCAGGCCTTTGGCGTCAGCAGGCGTCGAGGGCACGCAGACGATGAGGCCGGGCATATGGGCGAAGACCGGATGGTAGATGCCGCTGTGGTGCGGCCCGGAACTGCGCAGCGCGCCGGCGCCGACGCGCACCACCATCGGCGCGCTCATCAGGCCGCTGGTCATGTAGCGCAGTTTGGCCGCCTGCAGGAAGATCTGCCCGGCGGTCTCGAAAGCGAAGTCGGCGAACATCAGGTCCGAGACGGTCCGCGCGCCGGTCGCCGAGGCGCCGACTGCAGCCGCCGTAAAACCCTGTTCGGAGATCGGCGTGTCGACCATGCGCTCGGCGCCGAACTCCTGCCAGAGGCTCTTGGTGTGGGCAAAGCTGCCGCCACGCTCGCCAGTGCCCTCGCCGAAATAGAGGATCGCCGGATTGGCACGCATCTCCTCGGCAATGCCGTCGCGCACCGCCTCGAGCCAGCCTTGCGTGCGCGTCTCGCCGATGGCACGCGGCTGCAGGGCAGCCGGTGGATTGATCGGATCGGCAAAGACATGCAGGCGCACCGTTGCCGGGTCAGGCTCGGGCGAATTGCGGGCAAAGGCCAGGGCTTGCTCGACGACCTTCTCGATCCGCGCCTCGATGGCGGCAAGTTCCTCGGCATCGGCAATGCCGTAATCCTCGATCAGCTTCTTGCGGAACATGTCGATGGGATCGCGCTTGATCCAGGCGTCGAGCTCCTCCTGCGTGCGGTAGGTGCCGATAACGGGATCGCCCTCATGGTGGCCGACAGTGCGATAGGTCTTGGCCTCGATCAGCGTCGGCCCCTTGCCTGAACGGGCGCGTTCGGTCGCTTCCTTCATCGCCAGCCAGACGGCGAAGACGTCGTTGCCGTCGACCGCGACACCGGGCATGCCGTAGGACGCGGCCTTGGTGGCGATTTCTGGGTTGAGCGTTATGGATTTGAGCGGTGTGGCGGTGGCGTAAAGATTGTTCTCGCAGACGAACACCGCCGGCGCCCGCTGCACGGCGGCGAAGTTGAGCGCTTCGTGGAAGCCGCCATGATTGGCGGCGCCGTCGCCGAAGAAGGCGACGCCGATGTCGTCACGTCCTTGCTGGCGGGCGCTCATGCCGATGCCGACGGCATGGCCGATGCCGGCCGCGACGATGCCGTTGGTGCCGAACAGGCCTACAGAACGGTCGTAGAGATGCATGGTGCCGCCGCGGCCGCCGCAAATGCCGTCGGCCTTGCCGAACAGTTCGGCCATCACTCGCCCGGGATTTGCGCCCTTGGCCAGCGCATGGCCGTGGCCGCGATGGGTCGATGTCACCCAGTCGGTCCGGCGCAGATGCGCGCAGACGCCGACACCTGTCGCCTCTTCGCCGATATAGAGATGCAGGAAGCCGGGCGTCTCGCCCTTGCGGCAGGCGATCTGGGCAATGCTTTCGAAACGGCGCAACAGCACCATGCGCTCGAACAGGTCGAGCAGAACCTGCTTGTCGGGCAGGTTTGGAGCGCTCTTGAAATCGTCGCGCGCTCGCGCCGCTGAAATTGCCACCGGGGCCTCCCTGGTCCGTATCCGCACCGGGGCAGACGGCACCGGCGGCGAGCTTGTTGGCCGCTCGCTTCGGTCGATAATAGATTATAATAGCATAATGTCTACTGGCTCTAAAACGAGCCGGTGCTTCGCTAGATTTTGGTGATGCGCACCGTGGCGTCTGGCCGCTGGAACAGCTCCGGCCGCAGGCTGAGTCCAAGCCCCGCCCCTTCGAGCGGCGTGACATGGCCATTGCTGACGGGCGGGATGTCGGC
The nucleotide sequence above comes from Mesorhizobium shangrilense. Encoded proteins:
- a CDS encoding thiamine pyrophosphate-dependent enzyme, whose product is MAISAARARDDFKSAPNLPDKQVLLDLFERMVLLRRFESIAQIACRKGETPGFLHLYIGEEATGVGVCAHLRRTDWVTSTHRGHGHALAKGANPGRVMAELFGKADGICGGRGGTMHLYDRSVGLFGTNGIVAAGIGHAVGIGMSARQQGRDDIGVAFFGDGAANHGGFHEALNFAAVQRAPAVFVCENNLYATATPLKSITLNPEIATKAASYGMPGVAVDGNDVFAVWLAMKEATERARSGKGPTLIEAKTYRTVGHHEGDPVIGTYRTQEELDAWIKRDPIDMFRKKLIEDYGIADAEELAAIEARIEKVVEQALAFARNSPEPDPATVRLHVFADPINPPAALQPRAIGETRTQGWLEAVRDGIAEEMRANPAILYFGEGTGERGGSFAHTKSLWQEFGAERMVDTPISEQGFTAAAVGASATGARTVSDLMFADFAFETAGQIFLQAAKLRYMTSGLMSAPMVVRVGAGALRSSGPHHSGIYHPVFAHMPGLIVCVPSTPADAKGLMKTALRAGDPVIMLEPKALFASKGEVPVGEHYVPFGVARIARAGTDITIVAAGQMVQRTLEAAEMLAAEGIEVEVIDPRTIMPLDIDTIVASVRKTHRLLIVDEAWAMCGLGGEIAQAINELAFDELDAPPGRLHTAPTSHPFAPVLERAMLVDAPRIAQGVRDVIAGRPPVPDHWYTVGLKSAAPAKSAPAPAKPTPSAPDATTPGASDDEPITMPFGDLTVSEGTVVKWLKAVGDAVKQGELIAEIETDKAVVEIEAPISGTLVKIDQPVGAVVPMGGRIGGIKK
- a CDS encoding E3 binding domain-containing protein, whose product is MAQTRRLAVSPYARRLARERALPLEVLRGSGPGGRILAVDVLGFVPLAEPVNPPTVAAAPSVAAPRIAAFAASIALGTLKELLAVLESAGKTFDIDDILLRAAGRAFAETPEIAKVAGAPVALEPAGRQAVFATVPEMPLTSLRASRLAALADNRDDTERPAALSLWLLPAGDIRPVMMPLLLGRAMRLTVSVNAAGDHAECLLTADTASVDEAAVAAWLIALKSTIEHPLRLFV
- a CDS encoding GntR family transcriptional regulator, which encodes MDHSVPTIDSLPRRTLGRSNGPLYRQLADILREPIGNGTFPVGGELPKEATIAEHFGVSLITVRQALRDLEADGLIRKRSAKPAVVAARSPSVNLSWKFKNFADMAAFTKDAELTVKSYRKEVSPVLQRHFGMGKDEAGYCLRSVLSIGEQRKAQITTYFPPDIGARLKREDFSDVLIFRSVQKHLGLRLDVAHVTVRAEIADEAVAADLGVALGSPVLTVEMLYQSADQRSIEFSVARHPADIFSITYDAPNDLS
- a CDS encoding C-terminal binding protein — its product is MKILCANWQAADEAELERERYPDIEFILARSTNGKAAELDPAICEAVDAVINYSPTHNVAAAPTAFPRARIAVRSGVGFDNIDTVGWGARKIPACNVPDYGTTEVADHAIGLMLALTRGTSAYGPELSDKGAEGWHFSKAPLVRRHKGATFGIVGLGRIGLATARRAAAFDMKVVFYDPHLLSGVDLSTGYERVHSLAELMGRSDVVSVHAPLSEETRKLLGASVFATARPGLVLINTARGPIVDLDALEAAMRGGTVAGAGLDVLPNEPGDLDHPLLAAWRRREPWIANRLIVTPHAAFYSPASMRDLRLKSIEVVHTYLAQGRLTNCVNAEYLK